The Lentzea guizhouensis genome contains a region encoding:
- a CDS encoding glycosyltransferase: protein MRFLVSTIGSRGEAQPVTALAVRLRDLGNDVTVVAPPDFADLVTGNGIHFVPVGPVLRRAADVDPSQLKALAEQSVRDQFAVLTAAAAGADVLVAGGALQHATRSVAESIGAHYVYASFCANTLPSPHHAPPALLGNVFTNGTPQENLAHWEQQRSLFDFSRDTVNAERAKLDLPPVDDIRDHIFSDTPWLAADPLLSPWPGPGDLVHTGAWLLPDSRPLAPDLQAFLDNGEPPLYLGLGSMSRTTPHIVTDVVHAARLLGKRLVLQRGWADLTPADTTPDHITIDEVNHQSLFRRVAAVIHHGGAGTTTTAAAAGVPQLVLPHMYDQYYWAAQVERLDIGRSGPPTPDTLAETLTLSPQATKISPHIRTDGAHRAATRLMAL, encoded by the coding sequence ATGCGCTTTCTGGTGTCCACGATCGGTTCCCGCGGCGAGGCACAACCCGTGACCGCCCTGGCCGTGCGGCTGCGCGACCTCGGCAACGACGTCACCGTCGTCGCGCCTCCCGACTTCGCCGACCTGGTGACCGGCAACGGCATCCACTTCGTCCCGGTCGGCCCTGTGCTGCGTCGCGCCGCCGACGTCGATCCCTCGCAGCTCAAGGCATTGGCCGAACAGAGCGTGCGCGACCAGTTCGCGGTGTTGACCGCTGCCGCCGCCGGCGCCGACGTCCTGGTCGCAGGCGGCGCGTTGCAACACGCCACCCGTTCCGTCGCCGAAAGCATCGGCGCGCACTACGTGTACGCGAGCTTCTGCGCGAACACCTTGCCTTCACCTCACCACGCGCCACCCGCTTTGCTGGGCAACGTCTTCACCAACGGAACCCCACAGGAAAACCTCGCGCACTGGGAACAACAACGCTCCCTCTTCGATTTTTCCCGCGACACCGTGAACGCCGAACGCGCGAAACTCGACCTCCCACCCGTCGACGACATCCGCGACCACATCTTCAGCGACACCCCGTGGCTCGCCGCCGACCCACTCCTCAGCCCGTGGCCGGGCCCCGGCGACCTCGTCCACACCGGCGCCTGGCTGCTACCCGACTCCCGCCCACTCGCCCCCGACCTGCAAGCGTTCCTCGACAACGGCGAACCACCCCTCTACCTCGGCCTCGGCAGCATGTCCCGCACCACCCCGCACATCGTCACCGACGTAGTCCACGCCGCCCGTCTCCTCGGCAAACGCCTTGTCCTGCAACGAGGCTGGGCCGACCTCACCCCCGCCGACACCACCCCCGACCACATCACGATCGACGAGGTCAACCATCAGTCCCTGTTCCGCCGCGTCGCCGCCGTCATCCACCACGGCGGCGCCGGCACCACCACAACCGCCGCCGCGGCAGGCGTCCCCCAACTCGTCCTGCCCCACATGTACGACCAGTACTACTGGGCCGCCCAGGTCGAACGCCTCGACATCGGCCGCTCCGGCCCACCGACCCCGGACACCCTCGCCGAAACCCTGACCCTCTCCCCACAAGCCACCAAGATCAGCCCCCACATCCGCACCGACGGCGCCCACCGAGCCGCCACGCGCCTGATGGCGTTGTGA
- a CDS encoding aminotransferase class V-fold PLP-dependent enzyme — protein sequence MTGVERRDFLMGTGLLAVTPVVAASAAQDLDWGAVRREFRLDPELVNLGQFYLASNPREVRDAVESFKRKLDANSHDLMTGEAQKVAEALGQYTGGNADDIAFVPNTTVGLSIVYGGLKLRADQELLLSDQDHPWHRQAAELAARRAGARTRVGTLFESPARATEDEIATRLRNAITPQTRAVGITWVQSSTGLRMPVRACARVVAEANRGRTQEDRCLLVVDGVHGLAAVDDDPAKTGADVFVAGTHKWLFGPRGTGMVWVNPQVGDQIVPLLPSLGGRGDTALPGPGGFHAFEHFYAVKAAVEFHQRLGRSRVASRITELATRFKDGLAGLPGVAVHTPRDPGLSAGLVCFDVAGQTGEGLVALLAQKRIQITTAPYRIPYARVGTAIVNTPQEIDRTLAEIRSLTR from the coding sequence ATGACAGGCGTGGAGCGTCGTGACTTCCTCATGGGTACCGGGCTGCTCGCCGTCACGCCGGTCGTCGCCGCCTCGGCCGCGCAGGACCTGGACTGGGGCGCCGTGCGGCGTGAGTTCCGGCTGGACCCGGAGCTGGTGAACCTCGGCCAGTTCTACCTGGCCTCGAACCCGCGCGAGGTGCGGGACGCGGTCGAGTCGTTCAAGCGCAAGCTCGACGCGAACTCGCACGACCTGATGACCGGCGAAGCGCAGAAGGTCGCCGAAGCGCTCGGGCAGTACACGGGTGGCAACGCGGACGACATCGCGTTCGTCCCCAACACCACTGTCGGGCTGTCGATCGTCTACGGCGGCCTCAAGCTCCGCGCCGACCAGGAGCTGCTGCTCAGCGACCAGGACCACCCGTGGCACCGGCAGGCCGCGGAGCTGGCAGCGCGACGAGCCGGTGCGCGCACGCGGGTGGGCACGTTGTTCGAGAGCCCGGCGCGGGCCACCGAGGACGAGATCGCGACCAGGCTCCGCAACGCGATCACGCCGCAGACCCGCGCCGTCGGCATCACCTGGGTGCAGTCGAGCACGGGGCTGCGGATGCCGGTGCGGGCGTGCGCCAGGGTGGTCGCCGAGGCGAACAGGGGACGCACGCAGGAGGACCGCTGCCTGCTCGTCGTCGACGGCGTGCACGGGTTGGCCGCCGTCGACGACGACCCGGCGAAGACGGGCGCGGACGTGTTCGTCGCGGGCACGCACAAGTGGTTGTTCGGGCCGCGCGGCACCGGCATGGTGTGGGTGAACCCGCAGGTGGGCGACCAGATCGTGCCGCTGCTGCCGAGCCTGGGCGGCCGCGGTGACACAGCGTTGCCCGGGCCGGGCGGCTTCCACGCGTTCGAGCACTTCTACGCGGTGAAAGCCGCCGTCGAGTTCCACCAGCGACTCGGCCGGAGCCGCGTCGCGAGCCGCATCACCGAGCTGGCGACGCGGTTCAAGGACGGGCTGGCCGGCCTGCCCGGCGTCGCCGTCCACACACCGCGCGACCCAGGGCTGTCCGCGGGCCTGGTGTGCTTCGACGTCGCCGGGCAGACCGGTGAGGGGCTCGTCGCCCTGCTGGCGCAGAAGCGGATCCAGATCACCACCGCGCCCTACCGGATCCCCTACGCGCGCGTCGGCACCGCGATCGTGAACACACCGCAGGAGATCGACAGGACGCTCGCGGAGATCCGGTCGCTCACTCGGTAG
- the polA gene encoding DNA polymerase I — MAYRAFYALPAENFVTKTGQVTNAVYGFTSMLINILRDEQPTHVAVAFDVSRKTFRSEQYPEYKAGRSSTPDEFRSQVSLIKDVLATLSIPTMDKENYEADDIIATLTTQAVAQGIEVEIVTGDRDAFQLVNDKVTVLYPVKGVSEMGRFTPAYVEEKHGVRPDQYADYAAVRGDSSDNLPNTPGVGPKTIIKLLNQFGGLNELVDRIDEVPGKVGEALRGNLANIIMNRQLTELIKDVELPYTIDGLEVQQWDRDAVHRLFDELEFRVLRDRLFQTLTTAEPEAEEGFEVSGGAIPAGTLAKWLDDNARKTRVGVALRITTDLDGVALCTADGEGGYVDVTELNEADEQALAAWLSDESVAKAGHDLKLPLRRVRARGWKLRGLTSDTALAAYLVRPGQRSFALDDLALRYLKRELRAEESGDGQLSLLSDESEEAQKIATGAILRARAVAELADRLDEELVTIGGADLLANLELPLMNVLDDVEAIGIAIDVEHLSELEAHFAAGVKQAAQDAYSVIGKEINLGSPKQLQTVLFDELKMPKTKKTKTGYTTDADALQNLFEQTEHPFLQHLLSHRDVTRLKSTVDGLLKSVADDGRIHTTFHQTIAATGRLSSTDPNLQNIPIRTDEGRRIRQAFVVGEGYAELMTADYSQIEMRIMATLSGDEGLIAAFNSGEDLHTYVASQAFSIPTSEVTGEMRRRIKAMSYGLAYGLSVFGLSQQLRIPTEEAREQMEAYFSRFGGVRDYLNEIVEKARKDGYTETVLGRRRYLPDLNSDNRQRREMAERMALNAPIQGSAADIIKVAMLGVFRALESSGLRSRMLLQVHDELVLEIADGEREAVEALVRDQMGNAYQLQVPLEVSVGVGRSWDDAAH; from the coding sequence ATGGCCTACCGAGCGTTCTACGCCCTGCCCGCCGAGAACTTCGTGACGAAGACGGGCCAGGTCACGAACGCCGTGTACGGCTTCACGTCCATGTTGATCAACATCTTGCGCGACGAGCAGCCCACGCACGTCGCGGTGGCGTTCGACGTGTCCCGCAAGACGTTCCGCTCCGAGCAGTACCCCGAGTACAAGGCCGGTCGCTCCTCGACGCCGGACGAGTTCCGCAGCCAGGTCTCCCTGATCAAGGACGTGCTGGCCACGCTCAGCATCCCCACGATGGACAAGGAGAACTACGAGGCGGACGACATCATCGCGACCCTGACCACGCAGGCCGTGGCGCAGGGGATCGAGGTGGAGATCGTCACCGGCGACCGCGACGCGTTCCAGCTGGTCAACGACAAGGTCACGGTGTTGTACCCGGTCAAGGGCGTCTCCGAGATGGGCCGCTTCACGCCCGCCTACGTCGAGGAGAAGCACGGCGTGCGGCCCGACCAGTACGCGGACTACGCGGCGGTGCGCGGCGACTCGTCGGACAACCTGCCGAACACGCCCGGCGTGGGCCCGAAGACGATCATCAAGCTGCTCAACCAGTTCGGCGGGCTGAACGAGCTGGTCGACCGCATCGACGAGGTGCCGGGCAAGGTCGGCGAGGCGCTGCGCGGCAACCTGGCGAACATCATCATGAACCGCCAGCTCACGGAGCTGATCAAGGACGTCGAGCTGCCGTACACGATCGACGGCCTCGAGGTGCAGCAGTGGGACCGCGACGCGGTGCACCGCCTGTTCGACGAGCTGGAGTTCCGCGTCCTGCGCGACCGGCTGTTCCAGACGCTGACCACCGCGGAACCCGAGGCCGAGGAGGGCTTCGAGGTCTCCGGTGGAGCGATCCCCGCCGGCACGCTCGCGAAGTGGCTCGACGACAACGCGCGCAAGACGCGGGTCGGTGTCGCCCTGCGCATCACGACCGACCTGGACGGCGTCGCGCTGTGCACGGCCGACGGTGAGGGCGGCTACGTCGACGTCACGGAGCTGAACGAGGCCGACGAGCAGGCACTGGCCGCCTGGCTGTCCGACGAGAGCGTCGCCAAGGCGGGCCACGACCTGAAGCTGCCGCTGCGCCGCGTGCGCGCCCGCGGGTGGAAGCTGCGCGGCCTCACCTCGGACACGGCACTCGCCGCCTACCTGGTGCGTCCCGGCCAGCGTTCGTTCGCGCTCGACGACCTGGCGCTGCGCTACCTCAAGCGCGAGCTGCGGGCCGAGGAGTCCGGCGACGGCCAGCTGTCACTGCTCTCCGACGAGTCGGAGGAGGCGCAGAAGATCGCGACCGGTGCGATCCTGCGCGCGCGTGCCGTGGCCGAGCTCGCCGACCGCCTCGACGAGGAGCTGGTCACGATCGGCGGCGCCGACCTGCTCGCGAACCTCGAGCTGCCGCTGATGAACGTGCTGGACGACGTCGAGGCCATCGGCATCGCGATCGACGTCGAGCACCTGTCGGAGCTGGAGGCGCACTTCGCCGCCGGCGTGAAGCAGGCGGCGCAGGACGCGTACTCGGTGATCGGCAAGGAGATCAACCTCGGCAGCCCCAAGCAGCTGCAGACGGTCCTGTTCGACGAGCTGAAGATGCCGAAGACGAAGAAGACCAAGACCGGCTACACCACGGACGCCGACGCGCTGCAGAACCTGTTCGAGCAGACCGAGCACCCGTTCCTGCAGCACCTGCTGTCCCACCGCGACGTCACCCGCCTGAAGTCCACTGTGGACGGCCTGCTGAAGTCGGTGGCCGACGACGGCCGCATCCACACGACGTTCCACCAGACGATCGCCGCGACCGGCCGGCTGTCCTCGACGGACCCGAACCTGCAGAACATCCCGATCCGCACCGACGAGGGCCGCCGCATCCGCCAGGCGTTCGTCGTCGGCGAGGGCTACGCGGAGCTGATGACCGCGGACTACAGCCAGATCGAGATGCGGATCATGGCCACGCTGTCCGGCGACGAGGGCCTGATCGCGGCGTTCAACTCCGGCGAGGACCTGCACACCTACGTGGCGTCGCAGGCGTTCTCGATCCCCACCTCCGAGGTGACGGGCGAGATGCGCCGCCGCATCAAGGCCATGTCGTACGGCCTCGCCTACGGCCTGTCGGTGTTCGGCCTCTCGCAGCAGCTCCGCATCCCGACCGAGGAGGCGCGCGAGCAGATGGAGGCGTACTTCTCCCGCTTCGGCGGCGTGCGCGACTACCTCAACGAGATCGTGGAGAAGGCCCGCAAGGACGGCTACACCGAGACCGTCCTCGGCCGCCGCCGCTACCTGCCGGACCTCAACTCCGACAACCGCCAGCGCCGCGAGATGGCCGAACGCATGGCCCTCAACGCGCCGATCCAGGGCAGCGCCGCCGACATCATCAAGGTCGCGATGCTCGGCGTCTTCCGCGCCCTGGAGTCGTCCGGCCTGCGTTCCCGCATGCTGCTGCAGGTCCACGACGAACTGGTCCTGGAGATCGCCGACGGCGAGCGCGAGGCGGTCGAGGCCCTGGTCCGCGACCAGATGGGCAACGCCTACCAGCTGCAGGTCCCGCTGGAGGTCTCCGTGGGCGTCGGCCGCTCGTGGGACGACGCAGCGCACTAG
- a CDS encoding argininosuccinate synthase produces the protein MVNKVVLAYSGGLDTSVILAWLKETYECEVVAFIADLGQGEELDRARDKAYAIGAAEVFVEDLREEFARDYVFPMLRANAVYEDGYLLGSAIGRPLIAAKQIEIAKTVGADAVAHGATGKGNDQVRFELAYQTLNPDIKIITPWREWDLNTRSQLLKYAADHGIQIDSTGAADRPYSVDQNLMNTTYEGEVLEDPGALPPLGVFFRVRDLAEAPDEPERVTITFEGGDPVAVDGVPLSATDTFGKLNELATKHAVGRVDMVENRIIGIKTRGVYETPGGTVLLTARRALEALTIDGEVALLKEELMPRYARLVYRGLWFAPEREMLQAAIDHSQQNVSGDVEVALYKGNVSVLRRTSPFSKHSRKRVSFEAGVGAAAYERHHPEGFIRMNALRFASVAAAASDPAPEGVS, from the coding sequence GTGGTCAACAAAGTGGTTCTTGCCTATTCCGGCGGTTTGGACACCTCGGTCATCCTGGCGTGGTTGAAGGAGACCTACGAGTGCGAGGTGGTCGCTTTCATCGCGGACCTCGGCCAGGGTGAGGAGCTGGACCGGGCGAGGGACAAGGCGTACGCGATCGGTGCGGCGGAGGTGTTCGTCGAGGACCTGCGGGAGGAGTTCGCGCGCGACTACGTCTTCCCGATGCTGCGGGCCAACGCCGTCTACGAGGACGGTTACCTGCTCGGCTCGGCGATCGGGCGGCCGTTGATCGCGGCCAAGCAGATCGAGATCGCGAAGACCGTCGGTGCGGACGCCGTGGCGCACGGTGCCACCGGCAAGGGCAACGACCAGGTGCGGTTCGAGCTCGCGTACCAGACGCTCAACCCGGACATCAAGATCATCACGCCCTGGCGCGAGTGGGATCTCAACACCCGGTCGCAGCTGCTCAAGTACGCCGCCGACCACGGCATCCAGATCGACAGCACCGGTGCCGCCGACCGTCCCTACTCGGTCGACCAGAACCTCATGAACACCACGTACGAGGGTGAGGTGCTGGAGGACCCCGGCGCGTTGCCGCCGCTCGGCGTGTTCTTCCGGGTGCGCGACCTCGCGGAGGCGCCCGACGAGCCGGAACGCGTCACGATCACGTTCGAGGGCGGCGACCCGGTGGCGGTCGACGGCGTGCCGCTGAGCGCGACCGACACGTTCGGCAAGCTCAACGAGCTCGCCACCAAGCACGCGGTCGGCCGGGTCGACATGGTCGAGAACCGGATCATCGGCATCAAGACGCGTGGCGTGTACGAGACGCCCGGCGGTACGGTCCTGCTGACCGCGCGGCGCGCGCTGGAGGCGTTGACGATCGACGGCGAGGTGGCGTTGCTCAAGGAGGAGCTGATGCCGCGGTACGCCAGGCTCGTCTACCGCGGCCTGTGGTTCGCCCCCGAGCGGGAGATGCTGCAGGCGGCGATCGACCACAGCCAGCAGAACGTGTCCGGTGACGTGGAGGTGGCGCTGTACAAGGGGAACGTGAGCGTGCTGCGACGCACCTCGCCGTTCTCCAAGCACAGCCGCAAGCGCGTGTCGTTCGAGGCCGGCGTCGGTGCGGCGGCCTACGAGCGGCACCACCCGGAGGGCTTCATCCGGATGAACGCGCTGCGCTTCGCGTCGGTGGCCGCGGCGGCGTCCGACCCAGCGCCTGAGGGAGTTTCATGA
- a CDS encoding methionyl-tRNA formyltransferase, whose amino-acid sequence MRIVFFGYGELGAVVLSSLVEHHDVVLVLTHRTEFTGLGEPHVAELVEEHALPCVISANGREPEILGRLQELQADVIVSTNWRTRLPGELLTTSRLGALNVHDALLPKFSGFGAINWAVRQHESETGVTVHLMEPELDTGPVVVQKVVPIGDHDTATEIYEQVTAQYVPATLEALDKLAAGDRGTPQDAAKRTFWHRITEDDTRIDWSRSTREIYDLVRGQSDPYVNAWTTLDGRKVAVKKAAPPSMGFCGTPGKVVRQADGGVAVVTGTEGIVLLEVQVDGEQARPATEVFKKMGARLT is encoded by the coding sequence ATGAGGATCGTCTTCTTCGGCTACGGCGAGCTCGGCGCGGTGGTGCTGAGCTCGCTCGTCGAGCACCACGACGTGGTGCTGGTGCTCACGCACCGCACCGAGTTCACCGGACTCGGCGAACCCCACGTGGCCGAACTGGTCGAGGAGCACGCGCTGCCGTGCGTGATCTCGGCGAACGGGCGCGAGCCGGAGATCCTCGGCCGGTTGCAGGAGCTGCAGGCGGACGTCATCGTCTCCACGAACTGGCGCACGCGGCTGCCCGGCGAGCTGCTGACCACGTCCCGGCTGGGCGCGTTGAACGTGCACGACGCGCTGCTGCCGAAGTTCTCCGGGTTCGGCGCGATCAACTGGGCGGTCCGGCAGCACGAGAGCGAAACCGGCGTCACCGTGCACCTGATGGAACCCGAGCTCGACACGGGACCCGTCGTGGTGCAGAAGGTCGTGCCGATCGGTGACCACGACACGGCGACCGAGATCTACGAGCAGGTGACCGCCCAGTACGTGCCGGCGACGCTGGAGGCGCTGGACAAGCTGGCCGCCGGTGACCGGGGCACGCCCCAGGACGCGGCGAAGCGCACGTTCTGGCACCGGATCACCGAGGACGACACCAGGATCGACTGGTCGAGGAGCACCAGGGAGATCTACGACCTGGTGCGCGGCCAGTCCGACCCGTACGTGAACGCCTGGACGACGCTCGACGGCCGCAAGGTCGCGGTCAAGAAGGCCGCGCCGCCGTCGATGGGCTTCTGCGGCACGCCCGGCAAGGTCGTGCGGCAGGCGGACGGCGGTGTCGCGGTCGTGACGGGCACCGAGGGGATCGTCCTGCTGGAGGTCCAGGTCGACGGCGAACAAGCACGTCCGGCCACCGAGGTGTTCAAGAAGATGGGCGCCCGGCTCACCTGA
- a CDS encoding Hsp70 family protein, with protein sequence MSYQVGLDIGSAATTVSIARGATTTHPRKHAGVAAEVAEVLDELTARYGEPPSRVAMTHRLGWDHHVLEDLRGELIRHGRPDILFVPEPHAAVKAYDEVARLPECSTVVVCDFGASRCDVTVLCKQGVFMVAGRPETVDIGGRDIDEFVAEHVAARTGCLTAELKRSCAEAKELLGSYPEVRVPVVVPDAPLAEVRLSRLEFEAIIRPAVGLVVDAVERVRHRPDLILLVGGSARIPLVAREIAERLGIPAIKAPDGATARGAAHEAMQLEPEPVEVPAVWVPERREEERAKKRVGVTPFVAVGLMAVAGAFVAHEVMEPEAPRVVVESVQLPPPGTAALPVLQP encoded by the coding sequence ATGTCGTACCAGGTCGGGCTCGACATCGGATCCGCAGCCACCACCGTCTCCATCGCCCGTGGCGCCACCACCACCCACCCACGCAAGCACGCCGGCGTGGCAGCCGAAGTCGCCGAAGTGCTCGACGAGCTGACGGCCCGATACGGCGAGCCACCGAGCCGGGTGGCCATGACGCATCGGTTGGGCTGGGACCACCACGTGCTGGAGGACCTGCGCGGTGAGCTCATCAGACATGGACGGCCGGACATCTTGTTCGTGCCGGAGCCGCATGCGGCGGTGAAGGCCTATGACGAGGTGGCGCGGCTGCCGGAGTGCAGCACGGTGGTGGTGTGCGACTTCGGGGCCAGTCGGTGCGATGTGACGGTGTTGTGCAAGCAAGGGGTGTTCATGGTGGCCGGGCGGCCGGAGACGGTGGACATCGGTGGGCGGGACATCGATGAGTTCGTGGCTGAGCACGTGGCGGCGCGGACGGGGTGTCTCACTGCTGAGCTCAAGCGGAGCTGTGCGGAGGCCAAGGAGTTGCTCGGGTCGTATCCCGAGGTGCGGGTGCCGGTGGTGGTGCCGGATGCGCCGCTCGCCGAGGTGCGGTTGAGCCGCTTGGAGTTCGAGGCGATCATCCGGCCCGCGGTGGGTCTGGTGGTCGATGCGGTGGAGCGGGTGAGGCACCGGCCGGACCTGATCCTCTTGGTAGGTGGGTCGGCGCGGATTCCGTTGGTGGCGAGGGAGATCGCGGAACGGTTGGGGATTCCGGCGATCAAGGCGCCGGACGGGGCGACGGCCAGGGGTGCGGCGCACGAGGCGATGCAGCTCGAGCCGGAGCCGGTGGAGGTGCCGGCGGTGTGGGTGCCTGAGCGGCGGGAAGAAGAGCGGGCGAAGAAGAGGGTTGGCGTTACGCCGTTTGTTGCCGTCGGGTTGATGGCGGTGGCGGGTGCGTTTGTGGCGCACGAGGTCATGGAGCCGGAGGCGCCGCGGGTGGTGGTGGAGAGCGTGCAGCTGCCGCCGCCCGGTACGGCGGCGTTGCCGGTGCTGCAGCCATAA
- a CDS encoding RidA family protein, producing the protein MRTASFTPIKTAIPSPGYVQAASVPGGSKLLFVSGQIPADADGNVPDDFEAQCRQAWANVFATLEAAGMDRTNIVKATTFLADREYRGVNSRVRRELLGDHEPAVTVIACDIYEEEWLVEIEVVAAATE; encoded by the coding sequence GTGCGTACCGCATCCTTCACGCCGATCAAGACGGCGATCCCCAGCCCCGGCTACGTCCAGGCCGCCAGCGTGCCCGGCGGCAGCAAGCTGTTGTTCGTGAGCGGTCAGATCCCCGCCGACGCCGACGGCAACGTGCCCGACGACTTCGAGGCGCAGTGCCGCCAGGCGTGGGCGAACGTGTTCGCCACCCTCGAGGCCGCCGGCATGGACCGCACGAACATCGTCAAGGCGACGACGTTCCTGGCCGACCGCGAGTACCGCGGCGTCAACTCCCGTGTGCGCCGCGAGCTGCTCGGCGACCACGAGCCGGCGGTCACCGTGATCGCCTGCGACATCTACGAGGAGGAATGGCTGGTGGAGATCGAGGTCGTGGCCGCGGCTACCGAGTGA
- a CDS encoding hotdog fold thioesterase, which produces MGIEITRWDVQEMVGTMPVKGNRQPFGLLHGGANAVLAELLGSVGATMHAASFGSVALGLELSCTHHRAAREGLVTGVARPIHLGRSTATYEIVVSDEEGNRTCTARLTCIIRPKAPGA; this is translated from the coding sequence ATGGGCATAGAAATCACCCGATGGGATGTCCAGGAGATGGTCGGCACGATGCCGGTCAAGGGCAACCGCCAGCCGTTCGGCCTCCTGCACGGCGGCGCGAACGCGGTGCTCGCCGAGCTGCTCGGTTCCGTCGGTGCCACGATGCACGCCGCGTCGTTCGGCTCCGTCGCGCTAGGACTCGAGCTGTCGTGCACCCACCACCGGGCGGCGCGTGAAGGCCTGGTCACCGGCGTGGCGCGGCCCATCCACCTCGGCCGGTCGACCGCGACCTACGAGATCGTCGTCTCCGACGAGGAGGGCAACCGCACCTGCACGGCGCGCCTCACGTGCATCATCCGTCCCAAGGCACCGGGCGCCTGA
- a CDS encoding TetR/AcrR family transcriptional regulator gives MSPRVVDPVARRQHVAEAVFRVVVRDGVEQASLRNVAVEAGLAIGSIRHYFDSHDAMIIFAVEALVDSIGARVLAHVEALSAGEGRPAVRVLSEVLPLDGRRRDEAVLWLAFATAARTRPGLLPHAERLYDGVRFICDKVVRRMVAEGTAAADLDVQLEVERLASLLDGLTVDGVLHPDRMTPELTVSVLERHLGSLR, from the coding sequence GTGTCTCCGCGAGTCGTCGATCCCGTCGCCCGCCGTCAGCACGTCGCCGAGGCGGTCTTCCGCGTGGTGGTGCGGGACGGCGTCGAACAGGCGTCACTGCGGAACGTCGCGGTGGAGGCCGGGCTCGCGATCGGGTCGATCCGCCACTACTTCGACAGCCACGACGCGATGATCATCTTCGCCGTCGAGGCGCTGGTGGACTCGATCGGCGCACGCGTGCTGGCGCACGTAGAGGCGTTGTCGGCGGGGGAGGGCCGGCCGGCGGTGCGGGTGTTGTCGGAGGTGCTGCCGCTGGACGGGCGCCGGCGCGACGAAGCCGTGCTGTGGCTGGCGTTCGCGACGGCGGCGCGGACCCGGCCGGGGCTGTTGCCGCACGCCGAGCGGCTCTACGACGGGGTGCGGTTCATCTGCGACAAGGTGGTGCGGCGGATGGTGGCGGAGGGGACGGCGGCTGCGGACCTCGACGTGCAGCTGGAGGTGGAGCGGCTGGCGTCGCTGCTCGACGGGCTCACCGTGGACGGGGTGCTGCACCCGGACCGGATGACGCCGGAGCTGACGGTGTCGGTGCTGGAGAGGCATCTGGGCTCGCTGCGGTGA
- a CDS encoding SecDF P1 head subdomain-containing protein, with the protein MRILALALLLLATACTTPEPGTPSKDPFLSGPLTFRKVEGEAVPTAQSPTSYPVPQHDADNPAVTEAKAVRQPTDPAARKHLLETFDCTARDPLLGHDDRNLPLVTCDAGEFRYDLGPVFLDGDRIMKATANPDPNSTGHHTVTIEFDPQGAKTFGDFTAANIGSRIAILVNGRVLSAPTIQSAIPGGVVNIAGRLTKDQADQLAAQLNGS; encoded by the coding sequence ATGAGGATCCTCGCCCTGGCCCTGCTCCTGCTCGCCACCGCCTGCACGACCCCAGAGCCCGGAACGCCGTCCAAGGACCCCTTCCTCTCCGGCCCGCTGACCTTCCGCAAGGTCGAGGGCGAAGCCGTCCCGACCGCCCAGTCACCCACCAGCTACCCGGTCCCCCAACACGACGCCGACAACCCGGCCGTCACCGAAGCCAAAGCCGTCCGCCAACCCACCGACCCCGCCGCCCGCAAACACCTCCTCGAAACCTTCGACTGCACCGCCCGCGACCCCCTCCTCGGCCACGACGACAGAAACCTCCCCCTCGTCACCTGCGACGCCGGCGAGTTCCGCTACGACCTGGGCCCGGTCTTCCTCGACGGCGACCGCATCATGAAAGCCACCGCCAACCCCGACCCCAACAGCACCGGCCACCACACCGTCACCATCGAGTTCGACCCACAAGGCGCCAAAACCTTCGGCGACTTCACCGCCGCCAACATCGGCAGCCGCATCGCCATCCTCGTCAACGGCCGCGTGCTCAGCGCCCCCACCATCCAGTCCGCAATCCCAGGCGGCGTCGTCAACATCGCCGGCCGCCTCACCAAGGACCAAGCCGACCAACTCGCCGCGCAACTCAACGGCAGCTGA